Proteins from one Mus caroli chromosome 3, CAROLI_EIJ_v1.1, whole genome shotgun sequence genomic window:
- the LOC110290626 gene encoding LOW QUALITY PROTEIN: 28S ribosomal protein L42, mitochondrial-like (The sequence of the model RefSeq protein was modified relative to this genomic sequence to represent the inferred CDS: inserted 1 base in 1 codon) translates to MVVAVKWAISNRTIWKHLFPIQNXIFSSACHKSTYSSFPADYNCKGYLALTSDDRTVVCYHASVDISYKHTKPISQPDHLHNKEETHKQVLKTILEGKFKELDQGPIKEQLSKVFFTTKHHWLLHGQFHRHSKKLIPPKDR, encoded by the exons ATGGTGGTGGCAGTGAAATGGGCAATATCAAACAGAACTATCTGGAAGCATTTATTTCCAATCCAAA GAATCTTTTCTAGTGCTTGTCACAAATCTACATATTCTTCTTTTCCAGCTGACTACAATTGCAAGGGATACCTCGCTTTGACATCCGATGACAGGACAGTAGTGTGCTACCACGCTTCTGTGGACATCTCCTACAAACATACTAAACCTATCTCTCAACCAGATCATCTGCataataaagaggaaacacacaagCAGGTGCTGAAAACCATATTAGAAGGAAAATTCAAGGAGCTTGATCAAGGGCCCATTAAAGAACAACTAAGCAAGGTGTTCTTCACTACAAAGCATCACTGGCTCCTGCATGGACAGTTTCACAGACATTCCAAGAAACTGATTCCTCCCAAAGACAGGTGA